From Saccopteryx leptura isolate mSacLep1 chromosome 3, mSacLep1_pri_phased_curated, whole genome shotgun sequence, one genomic window encodes:
- the MED30 gene encoding mediator of RNA polymerase II transcription subunit 30: protein MSTPPLAASGMAPGPFAGPQAQQAAREVNTASLCRIGQETVQDIVYRTMEIFQLLRNMQLPNGVTYHTGTYQDRLAKLQDHLRQLSILFRKLRLVYDKCNENCGGMDPIPVEQLIPYVEEDGSKNDDRAGPPRFASEERREIAEVNKKLKQKNQQLKQIMDQLRNLIWDINAMLAMRN, encoded by the exons ATGTCCACCCCTCCGCTGGCTGCGTCGGGGATGGCGCCGGGGCCGTTCGCCGGGCCGCAGGCTCAGCAGGCCGCCCGGGAGGTCAACACGGCCTCGCTCTGCAGGATCGGGCAGGAGACGGTCCAGGACATCGTGTACCGCACCATGGAGATCTTCCAGCTGCTGAGGAACATGCAG CTCCCAAATGGTGTCACGTACCACACTGGAACATACCAAGATCGGTTAGCAAAGCTCCAGGATCATCTTCGCCAACTTTCTATTCTCTTCCGGAAGCTGAGGCTGGTCTATGACAAATGCAATGAGAACTGCGGAGGGATGGATCCCATTCCGGTAGAG CAACTTATTCCTTACGTGGAAGAGGACGGCTCAAAGAATGACGACCGGGCTGGCCCGCCTCGTTTTGCGAGTGAAGAACGGCGAGAAATTGCTGAAGTCAATAAA AAGCTCAAACAGAAGAACCAACAGCTGAAGCAAATTATGGATCAATTACGAAATCTCATCTGGGATATAAATGCCATGCTGGCAATGAGGAACTGA